The following coding sequences lie in one Rutidosis leptorrhynchoides isolate AG116_Rl617_1_P2 chromosome 6, CSIRO_AGI_Rlap_v1, whole genome shotgun sequence genomic window:
- the LOC139855097 gene encoding uncharacterized protein, giving the protein MSIKHLHELLQEDQEPFHIIDFIANHRYQLKSSTTTTIDTTVFLHVPAMLRDAAMRDKDKQSQEISVDDDEQCSPISVLDPSHKDDFERSYSSIQRTKDQLLETLLRFERLVELDPIVLERHLLEQCYKEEHDLGVEKSPSHVKRLALDITVEEKIKEEQVGREIVVRRVCGRLNSWNMVKSKAIGTIVEFEFRSENGEEWKRCDGELNVREIGMHIDVAIFEELLQEFVTSFGE; this is encoded by the exons ATGAGTATTAAGCATCTACATGAGTTGCTTCAAGAAGATCAAGAGCCATTTCACATCATCGATTTCATCGCGAACCACCGTTATCAACTCAAATcctcaaccaccaccaccatcgacacCACTGTGTTCCTCCACGTCCCTGCCATGCTACGTGATGCCGCCATGAGG GATAAAGATAAGCAATCTCAAGAAATCAGTGTTGATGATGATGAACAATGTAGTCCAATATCAGTGCTCGACCCTTCACACAAGGACGATTTTGAAAGAAGTTACTCGAGTATACAAA GAACAAAAGATCAACTTCTTGAAACACTTCTTAGATTCGAGAGGCTTGTGGAGTTAGATCCAATTGTACTTGAAAGGCATTTGCTAGAACAATGTTACAAGGAGGAACACGATTTAGGCGTTGAAAAGTCCCCATCACATGTCAAAAGACTTGCGTTGGATATCACCGTAGAGGAAAAGATTAAAGAAGAACAAGTAGGACGTGAAATAGTTGTGAGGCGCGTTTGTGGGAGGTTGAATTCATGGAATATGGTGAAATCAAAAGCGATTGGTACGATTGTAGAATTTGAATTTCGAAGTGAAAATGGTGAAGAGTGGAAAAGGTGTGATGGGGAGCTGAATGTAAGGGAGATTGGGATGCATATAGATGTTGCAATCTTTGAGGAATTGTTGCAAGAATTTGTTACTTCTTTTGGAGAGTGA